In Lentibacillus sp. JNUCC-1, the genomic window AACGTCATTTGTTCCAATCCTGTAAAACCTTGTTCAAGATTGTCATAACCAACGAGCTGGATCGTCGTTTGAGGCATCATTTTAAGCTGGCGTATCAGTTCCAGATAACGCCCATCCCCACCAATAACTGCAATTAATTTATTCATAGTGTCAAGCACCCTCCATCAGTCAAGAATCAATCATCGTCCTTATAGCCTATGTCATATCAAGATGAAGGTGCATTAGGACAAAAAGAAAAACCGTCAGCCTATATGCTAACGGTTTTTCCTTTAGTCTATATTCGGGGTTTCGATCATGATCATGTCTTCCCCTATTTTCCGGATGGAGCGCCAATCAATAATTGTTTCAGCCCCTTCTTTTTTAAAGCCGAGCCATTTGTAGTTGGCGATGACCAGAGCCTCAATCTGTCCTGTTCTTTCATTTATTTGCAGATCTGTCTGCCCAAGCACTCCAAGTCTGGACCCGTGTGTGATATTAACAATTTCCTTTCCACTTATATCCTTGTAGCGCATCACACCTGCTCCCCTTTTTTATTTGTCATAGTATAGATGTATGCTGGTTTTCGTTCACCTATTCTAACGATGTCACCAATGCCATAGAAGGTTTGTGTTTAAAGAGGCGATCAATGACAGATTGAACGTTTTCGTTTGTAACAGCTTCAATCTCATTCAGCATATCCTCAATAGATCTATCTGTGTTGAGAAGCAATTCATTTTTGCCATTCCTTGACATACGGCTATTTGTGCTTTCATGACTGAATAATAAATTTGCCTTCAATTGTTCTTTACTGTATAAGAGTTCTTTATCTGTGATGCCTTTTTCGACAAATTGATCAATCGTTTGATTAATGCTGTCTTTTAATAGGGAAAGTTGTTGAACACCAGTACCCGCATATATCGTCAGCAACCCATGATCCAGAAAAGAAGAATGGTAAGAGAATACAGAGTAAGCGAGTCCATGCTTTTCACGTATTTCTTGAAACAGACGTGAACTCATGCTGCCCCCAAATACGTTATTCATTAAAATCAAACTATATAGGTCATCATCAGTTACAGCCATTCCGCTAAATCCATAGCATAAATGAGCTTGTTCGATATTTTTTTTCTTAATAACTTCCCCGGCAGTAAATACAGGTGCACGGGCATTCAAAACATTTGTGGAAGCATTAAATTGACCAAAGTAATTCTCAAGTTCATCTTCAAGGCGTTCATTAATGTGTCCTGCTGCCGATATAACGATATTGTTTGGTGTATAGTGGTCTTTCATATAGGTTCTCAGTTCATCTGATGTAAATGATTGAACATGTTGACGGGACCCCAAGATTGGATTTGCCAATGGATGTGCACTGTAGGAGGACTGAGCCAGGAGGTCATGTACAATATCATCTGGTGTATCTTCATACATATTAATTTCTTCTAAAACTACTTTTTTCTCCCGTTCTATTTCTTCTTCTTCAAAAAGGGAATTAAAGAACATATCAGCAAGAATCTCTACCGCGTATATTTGGTGCGTGTCCATTACTTTTGCGTAAAAACATGTATATTCTTTAGAAGTAAATGCGTTGACCTGACCACCAATTGAATCAAAAGCTTCAGCAATATCCCGTGCATTACGTGATTTTGTCCCTTTAAATAACATGTGTTCCAGAAAGTGTGAAATTCCACTCTGATCTTCAGGATCGAATCTGGATCCCGTTTTAATCCAGACCCCTATTGTAACGGAACGCACATCAGGAACATGTTCCAATATGATTCTTAGTCCATTGCGACATGTATTTTTATAAATCATGAATGTCCTCCTGTTAAGTCTTCTTTATCTTTTTTCGTCCAGCAGCTGTTCGATTGTGCCCAGTTTGTAATTTTTCTTCTTAAGCTCGGTAATCATCAAATCCAACCCCTGTTCAATGACCGGGGTGGGATGCATTAAAATCGTTGCTCCTTTATGCACTTTAGACATAACTCGGTTCATCATCACTGACGGTGTCGGGTTTTTCCAGTCAATTGTATCCACAGACCAAAGGACCGTTTCCATATTTAATTCATGAACTGCATTTACGACATGATTATTAAAACTTCCACTCGGAGGCGCAAACCAATCTGGTTTTTGGTTCGTAATCGCTTCCAGGACGTCATTGGTTTTTTGGATCTCTTCTATAGTTTGAGATTTAGTGATTTGCGCCATATCAGGATGACTGTATGCATGGTTTCCAATTGAATGGCCTTCTTCAGCTATCATTTCAACATAGTCCACATGCTTTTTAGCCCAATTACCTTCAATAAAAAAAGTTGCTTTGACATTATGTTTTTTTAATGTACGAAGGATCCCGGGGATATGATTTTCCCCCCATGAAACATTAATTAGCAAACTAACCATATTTTTTTCAGGATGCCCGCGGTATACAGGCGCTGCCGGCAAGTCTTTGAAAGTAACCTCTGGGGGATTTGTTCGTATACAAACAATGATGTGTCAAAAACTCCATTTTTATTCATTTGTTCATATGATGCATCAACATCTACTTTAATGCCATTTCTGCCTGGAGTCTTTTTCCAGACTTTATCGATGTAGGCATTTTCCGGCTCTTGTTCATAATTTTTGGCTTTATGTATAATTTCTTCATATAAGGGATTATTTTCTTTCATTGCAACGTCAGCCTCATAAGGAAGTTGATTTAAATGGGCGGTTGTAAATGGATTGTAGCTCTGGCCCTCGAATGAAATGAACACAATTAGGATAAAAACGATCATATGAATAACGCCTTTAAACCGATACATACAGATGCCCCTCTCCTTACACTTATATGTTGAAGAAGGACAAGATATGCCAGCCTAAAAAAACCAAAAAAAGAAACTGTTTGTATCAGTTTCTTTTTTACGTATTTAACAGGTATGCTATTGTTTTGCTTTTTGTTTTTTCTCTTCCTCGAGGACGGCTTTTCGAGATAAATTCACACGGCCTTGAGAGTCAATTTCTTTAACTTTAACCATAATCTCATCGCCAATTGAAACTTCATCTTCTACTTTATTGGTACGTCCTTCTGCTAGTTCAGAGATATGAACGAGACCATCTTTGCCTTTGAACAATTCAACAAAAGCACCAAACTTTTCGATGCGCTTAACTTTTCCGAGATAAATTTCTCCCACTTCAGCTTCGCGAACCAGACTTTCAATGATTTCTTTAGCTTTGTTGTTCATGGTAGTGTCTGTTGAAGAAATAAAGACACTTCCGTCTTGTTCAATATCAATTTTCACGCCGGTTTCATCGATGATCTTATTGATTTGCTTCCCGCTTGGACCAATAACATCACGGATTTTTTCCGGTTTGATGCTCATTGTCAGTATTTTTGGTGCGTATAACGATAATTCAGCGCGTGGCTCTGAGATGGTCTGGAGCATGGAATCAAGGATATGCTGACGACCACTTTTAGCTTGGTTTAGCGCTTCTTCTAGTATATTTTTTGATAAGCCTTCAATCTTGATGTCCATTTGTAAAGCAGTGATGCCCTTTGTAGTTCCTGCGACTTTGAAATCCATATCGCCAAGTGCATCTTCCATGCCTTGAATATCTGTTAAGATTGAATAATGTTCACCTGATTTAACAAGTCCCATTGCGATCCCTGCTACAGGCGCTTTAATCGGAACACCAGCATCCATCATAGCCATTGTGCTGGCACATATGCTGGCCTGAGAAGATGACCCATTGGACTCCAGGACTTCAGATACAAGCCTGATTGTATAAGGGAATTCAGTTTCAGAAGGGATCACTTTTTCAAGTGCACGTTCTCCCAGTGCCCCATGACCAATTTCTCTTCTGCCAGGTCCTCTGATCGGCCCGGTCTCACCAACGCTGTATTGCGGAAAGTTATAATGGTGCATGAACCGCTTGGATTCTTCGAGATCAAGCCCGTCCAATATTTGAACATCTCCTAGAGCGCCAAGGGTGCAGATGCTTAGAGCCTGCGTTTGTCCACGCGTAAAAAGACCAGACCCATGCGTTCTTGGAAGTACGCCTACGCGTGATGACAATGGGCGAATTTCATCTGGTTTACGGCCATCTGGACGTATTTTTTCTTTCGTAATCAAATGCCGTACTTCTTCTTTTACCATATTGTTCAAAATGGTTTTAACCTGTGGATAAAGTTCTTCATCTTCTTCGTACGCTTCTAGTACAGTTTCTTTAACTTGATCAATTGCTTCTTCACGGGCATGTTTCTCTTGTACTTGAATTGCTTCAGTCAGTTGAGCTTTTGCTTCTGTCTCGACCTTCTGAACCAAATCCTGATCCAATTCTGCAACTGTAAAAGGTTTCTTTTCCACCCCAACAGCAGCAACAATCTGCTCTTGAAATTCAACGATCCGTTTAATTTCGTCATGGCCAAACATAATTGCTTCAAGCATGACTTCTTCAGGGACTTCATTAGCATTGGCCTCTACCATGTTGACGGCATCTTTTGTGCCAGCTACGGTTAAATCAATATCACTTTTAGCGTCTTGTTCAATTGTTGGATTGATAATCAGTTGACCATCAACTCGTCCAACATGAACACCTGCGATAGGTTGTTCGAATGGAATATCAGATATTGAAAGTGCTATGGAAGAGCCAATCATAGCAGCAATCTCTGATGAACAGTCCTGGTCGACACTCATTACTGTACTGATCACTTGAACATCATTACGGTATCCATCAGGAAAGAGCGGGCGTATCGGTCTGTCTATAAGTCGTGAAGAAAGAACAGCTTTATCACTGGGACGACCTTCGCGTTTAATAAATCCTCCCGGAATCTTGCCAACGGCGTATAAACGTTCTTCATAATTAACCGTTAGTGGAAAAAAGGGCAGGTCTTTTGGTTCTTTGGATGCAGTTGCAGCAGATAATACAGATGTGTCTCCATACTGAATCATACAGGCGCCATTTGCTTGTTTAGCAAGTTCTCCTACTTCTACTAAAAACGAGCGACCGGCAATATCAATGGAGAATGTTTGTTTTGAATCCGACATTAATAATGGAACTCCTTTCAATAACATGTTACATATAGTAAGCAGTTGATTTAAAAATCAAATTATGAGAAAAAAAGCAGGATTTCTCCTGCTTTTTCCCTTCATATTATCGACGTAAGCCAAGCTTTTTAATCAGTTCACGGTAACGGGTTACATCTTTGTTACGCAAATAAGTAAGCAAATTACGACGTCTGCCTACCATTTTAAACAATCCCCGGCGTGAATGATGGTCTTTTTTGTGCACACGCAAATGCTCGTTAAGTGACGTGATTTCTGCTGTTAAAACAGCAATCTGCACTTCTGGCGAGCCTGTATCACTATCATGAACCTTGTACTCATTGATAATTTCATTTTTGCGTTCTTGTGAAATAGCCATTCAGCGCACCTCCTAAATTAAAATGTATCCCCTGTCCCCCAGCAAACGTCGGAGTTACGATTTGCCAAGCGAAGGTTGATCTTTTATAGCGTACACCCAATACGAATAAAATGCAAGAGATGGGCGGTTAATTTTCTTCTTTTTGTTCAAAAAAATGTTTAATCGTTTCCTCATCATGGCGCATTTCTTCAATGAGATCCTCGATCCTGTCGAATTTCTTTTCTTCCCGAATGAAAGCACACCAATCAAGTTCGACAGGCTCATGATATAGGTCGCCGGTGAAATTAAATAAGAACGCCTCAAGACTGGGATTGGAAAGGTTCCCTTCAAATGTCGGATTAAAACCGAGACTTGCCATGCCGTTATAAACCTGATCATTGTGACGCACTCTTACCGCGTAAACGCCTGGAGCCGGCAGACGTGTTTCAGGCAGAACTTGTATGTTTGCTGTTGGATAACCAAGCGTTCTGCCGCGTTTAAACCCTTCAATAACCTTGCCTCTTACACTTGGATAACGACCTAGTAATTTTGCGGCATCTTGCACATCGCCCTTATCCAGTTTTTCTCTAATAAGGGTGGAACTGATTTTCTCCCCGTCATATGTCATCTTGTCAAGAACCGTATAATCAAATACACCTCTGGAATGGTCTTTCAAAGTCTGGACATTTCCGCTGCCTTTATGACCATAGGAAAAGTCGAATCCAGCGACTAGATGCTTAACATTGAGTCCAATAATAAAATGATCAATAAAGTCCTGAGGTGTTAATTTGGACAGTGTTTTGTTAAATGTGATGACATAGAACACATCAACATTCATACCTTCAAGAATGTCTTTTTTCTCTTCCATCGGTGTTATATAATCAACAGAATCGATGTTCGGGTTTAACACCACTGACGGATGTGGAGAAAACGAAATAACAGCACTTTTCATTTTTTTTTGCTTAGCCAGATCGATTGCTGCACCGATCACTTTTTGGTGGCCGCGATGAATGCCATCAAAGAAGCCAATCGCTGCGACTGTTTCAGGTGCTGTATTTACTGTTAAATTGTGAGGATATGTTAATTGTATCGTCTGCAATCTGCTTCACCTGCACTTTGTTCAAGACTTATCATTCGTAAATATTAATTAAACACGCGGACTGGCTTAATTTCATCATTATTGTTCGGATGATATTGATAAATGGCAAGAAGTTCCCCATCTGCTATGATCGCAAATGGGTCATTTAAGCGTTGATCCGGGAGTGGCAGCTTTTGTCCCTGAAGAACTTTCTGTTTGGTTTTTTCATCAACAGTTAGGCGCTCCATCCCCTCAATTCCTGCTGTCATAGGGAGCAAGAGCGTATCTGGCTGAGCGTTTTTAACAGCGGCCTGTATGTGATCAAATGTATATGTGTCTTTTTTAGTAACAGAACCGGTTTTTGTCCGGTAAAGTTTAGCCATATGGGCAGGATAACCCAGCTTTTTGCCGATATCCACACATAAAGTCCTGATGTAAGTCCCTTTCGAGCAAACTACTTTAATATCAAACTTATGTTGTGCTTGTCCAGTCGATGGAAGCAAGCTGATTTGATTTATTATGACGTGCCTTTCAGGTCGTTCAACTTGTTCTTGAGCTCTGGCATATTCATATAAATGCTTTCCTTTTACTCTGACGGCAGAATACATCGGGGGGATTTGAACAATGGTCCCTTTGAATGCATTCAGAGCTTGTTCGATTTCAAGGTTAGACGGCATATGTGTGATCGTTGCTTCTTCCACCACTGCACCAGAAGCATCTTCAGTCTCTGTAGCTGTTCCAAGTTGAACAGTTGCTATATACTCTTTAGCAGTATTGGTCATATATGGAACGAGTTTGGTCGCCCGACCGATACAAAGGGGAAGAACCCCCTCCGCATCTGGGTCGAGTGTACCTGTATGCCCGACTTTTTTCGTTTGTAAAAGACGTCTGACTTTCATCACACAATCATGGGATGTCATGCCTGGCGGTTTCCAAAGTGGCAGTATACCGTCCATCCGATCAACTCCGTTCTCTTATTCTGCAAGTATCGGTGGGCTATTCGTTTAAATCACGCAGAATAGCATCAATTTTATTACCATATTCAATAGCCTCATCGAATTCAAAACTGATTTCCGGTGTTTTGCGTAAACGAATTCTTTTACCAATTTCAGATCGGATAAATCCTTTAGCTTTGGCTAAACCTACAAGAGATTCATGCTTTTTTTTCTCATCTCCAAGGACAGATATGAATATTTTTGCTTGCTGTAAATCTCCTGTAACCTCAACATCAGTAACGGTCACAAACCCTACACGCGGGTCCTTTATCTTTCGCGTTAAGATGTCTCCAAGCTCTTTTTTCATTTGCTCAGCAACTCTATTCGCCCGTATGTCCTGCATCACCTTCACCTCACTATTACATAATAGACTCTTATAAACGCTCAGTTACAGAATGGGTGCATTCCATTTCAGTATCAGCGTCGATCACGGCCTGTACCTCTTGCATTATTTTTTCTGCAAGACGGAGGTCATTTGATATCGTGACAATACCAAGTTTCGTACGCTGCCATAAATCATGATAATCCAGTTCTGCTACTGATACGTTAAAATCCTGACGTAACCTGGTTATGAGAGACTTGAGCACAGAACGCTTTCCTTTAAGCGAGTGTGTGTTATACAAAAAGCATTCAACTTCCATTAAAAGGATCATACACGTTCTATTTCTTCCATGACAAAGGCCTCAATTAAGTCGCCTTCTTTAATATCATTGAAGTTCTTGATGGTAATACCACACTCGTAATTCTGTGCCACTTCTTTTACGTCATCTTTAAATCGTTTTAAGGCATCGATTTCGCCTTCAAATTGAACGACGCTGTTTCTAATTAAACGTACACCGGCATTTCGTGAGATTTTCCCGTCTGTTACATAACACCCTGCAATGGTTCCAACTTTTGATACTTTAAAGGTTTCGCGTACTTCTGCTGTTCCAATTACTTTTTCCTCAAATTCAGGATCCAGCATTCCTTTCATAGCTGCCTCAATTTCTTCAATGGCTTTATATATCACACGGTGCAGCCTTACATCCACTTTTTCAGATTCTGCTGCCTTTTTGGCATTGGCATCAGGTCGTACGTTAAAGCCAATAACAACCGCATTGGAAGCGGAGGCAAGGATGATATCTGATTCAGTGATTGCGCCGACGCCGGTATGGATGATTTTAATTTTGACACCTTCGACACTGATTTTTTGCAGTGAAGAGGCAAGAGCTTCGGCAGAGCCTTGAACATCAGCTTTTATAATGATATTGATTTCTTTCATTTCGCCTTCTTTTATTTGTTCAAAAAGGTCTTCGAGGCTGACTTTTGATTGTTCACCCCGGTTTTCAGCAATGTGTTTTTGCTGTCTTGCTTCACCAATCTGACGGGCTTTTTTCTCGTCGGTAAACACGAGGAATTGATCACCTGCTTGTGGAACATCGTTCAAACCGGTAATTTCCACTGGTGTAGATGGGCCGGCTTTTTTCACGCGCTGTCCAAGGTCATTGACCATGGCCCGCACTCGGCCATAAGTGTTTCCTACAACAAAGGCATCTCCAACATTTAATGTGCCGTTTTGTACGAGAAGAGTTGCGACAGAGCCGCGCCCTTTATCAAGTTCTGCTTCAACAACCGTTCCAAACGCAGTTGTATCCGGATTAGCTTTCAGCTCTTCAACTTCAGCAACGAGTTGAATCATTTCCAATAGATCATCTATGCCTTCATGCTTTAGGGCTGAAATATTTACAAATATTGTTTCTCCGCCCCAATCTTCCGGAACGAGTTCATATTCAGTCAATTCCTGCATAACTCTGTCGGGATTAGCCGACTCTTTATCCATCTTATTGACTGCAATAATAATTGGTACACCTGCTGCTTTCGCGTGATTGATCGCTTCAGCAGTTTGCGGCATGACACCGTCATCAGCAGCTACAACTAAGACAGCTATATCTGTAATTTGAGCCC contains:
- a CDS encoding YlmC/YmxH family sporulation protein → MRYKDISGKEIVNITHGSRLGVLGQTDLQINERTGQIEALVIANYKWLGFKKEGAETIIDWRSIRKIGEDMIMIETPNID
- a CDS encoding M16 family metallopeptidase, which codes for MIYKNTCRNGLRIILEHVPDVRSVTIGVWIKTGSRFDPEDQSGISHFLEHMLFKGTKSRNARDIAEAFDSIGGQVNAFTSKEYTCFYAKVMDTHQIYAVEILADMFFNSLFEEEEIEREKKVVLEEINMYEDTPDDIVHDLLAQSSYSAHPLANPILGSRQHVQSFTSDELRTYMKDHYTPNNIVISAAGHINERLEDELENYFGQFNASTNVLNARAPVFTAGEVIKKKNIEQAHLCYGFSGMAVTDDDLYSLILMNNVFGGSMSSRLFQEIREKHGLAYSVFSYHSSFLDHGLLTIYAGTGVQQLSLLKDSINQTIDQFVEKGITDKELLYSKEQLKANLLFSHESTNSRMSRNGKNELLLNTDRSIEDMLNEIEAVTNENVQSVIDRLFKHKPSMALVTSLE
- a CDS encoding polysaccharide deacetylase family protein, which gives rise to MVSLLINVSWGENHIPGILRTLKKHNVKATFFIEGNWAKKHVDYVEMIAEEGHSIGNHAYSHPDMAQITKSQTIEEIQKTNDVLEAITNQKPDWFAPPSGSFNNHVVNAVHELNMETVLWSVDTIDWKNPTPSVMMNRVMSKVHKGATILMHPTPVIEQGLDLMITELKKKNYKLGTIEQLLDEKR
- a CDS encoding polyribonucleotide nucleotidyltransferase, producing the protein MSDSKQTFSIDIAGRSFLVEVGELAKQANGACMIQYGDTSVLSAATASKEPKDLPFFPLTVNYEERLYAVGKIPGGFIKREGRPSDKAVLSSRLIDRPIRPLFPDGYRNDVQVISTVMSVDQDCSSEIAAMIGSSIALSISDIPFEQPIAGVHVGRVDGQLIINPTIEQDAKSDIDLTVAGTKDAVNMVEANANEVPEEVMLEAIMFGHDEIKRIVEFQEQIVAAVGVEKKPFTVAELDQDLVQKVETEAKAQLTEAIQVQEKHAREEAIDQVKETVLEAYEEDEELYPQVKTILNNMVKEEVRHLITKEKIRPDGRKPDEIRPLSSRVGVLPRTHGSGLFTRGQTQALSICTLGALGDVQILDGLDLEESKRFMHHYNFPQYSVGETGPIRGPGRREIGHGALGERALEKVIPSETEFPYTIRLVSEVLESNGSSSQASICASTMAMMDAGVPIKAPVAGIAMGLVKSGEHYSILTDIQGMEDALGDMDFKVAGTTKGITALQMDIKIEGLSKNILEEALNQAKSGRQHILDSMLQTISEPRAELSLYAPKILTMSIKPEKIRDVIGPSGKQINKIIDETGVKIDIEQDGSVFISSTDTTMNNKAKEIIESLVREAEVGEIYLGKVKRIEKFGAFVELFKGKDGLVHISELAEGRTNKVEDEVSIGDEIMVKVKEIDSQGRVNLSRKAVLEEEKKQKAKQ
- the rpsO gene encoding 30S ribosomal protein S15, coding for MAISQERKNEIINEYKVHDSDTGSPEVQIAVLTAEITSLNEHLRVHKKDHHSRRGLFKMVGRRRNLLTYLRNKDVTRYRELIKKLGLRR
- the ribF gene encoding riboflavin biosynthesis protein RibF; translated protein: MQTIQLTYPHNLTVNTAPETVAAIGFFDGIHRGHQKVIGAAIDLAKQKKMKSAVISFSPHPSVVLNPNIDSVDYITPMEEKKDILEGMNVDVFYVITFNKTLSKLTPQDFIDHFIIGLNVKHLVAGFDFSYGHKGSGNVQTLKDHSRGVFDYTVLDKMTYDGEKISSTLIREKLDKGDVQDAAKLLGRYPSVRGKVIEGFKRGRTLGYPTANIQVLPETRLPAPGVYAVRVRHNDQVYNGMASLGFNPTFEGNLSNPSLEAFLFNFTGDLYHEPVELDWCAFIREEKKFDRIEDLIEEMRHDEETIKHFFEQKEEN
- the truB gene encoding tRNA pseudouridine(55) synthase TruB, yielding MDGILPLWKPPGMTSHDCVMKVRRLLQTKKVGHTGTLDPDAEGVLPLCIGRATKLVPYMTNTAKEYIATVQLGTATETEDASGAVVEEATITHMPSNLEIEQALNAFKGTIVQIPPMYSAVRVKGKHLYEYARAQEQVERPERHVIINQISLLPSTGQAQHKFDIKVVCSKGTYIRTLCVDIGKKLGYPAHMAKLYRTKTGSVTKKDTYTFDHIQAAVKNAQPDTLLLPMTAGIEGMERLTVDEKTKQKVLQGQKLPLPDQRLNDPFAIIADGELLAIYQYHPNNNDEIKPVRVFN
- the rbfA gene encoding 30S ribosome-binding factor RbfA yields the protein MQDIRANRVAEQMKKELGDILTRKIKDPRVGFVTVTDVEVTGDLQQAKIFISVLGDEKKKHESLVGLAKAKGFIRSEIGKRIRLRKTPEISFEFDEAIEYGNKIDAILRDLNE
- a CDS encoding DUF503 domain-containing protein; protein product: MILLMEVECFLYNTHSLKGKRSVLKSLITRLRQDFNVSVAELDYHDLWQRTKLGIVTISNDLRLAEKIMQEVQAVIDADTEMECTHSVTERL
- the infB gene encoding translation initiation factor IF-2; this translates as MRKIRVYEYAKENKLTSKDVINHLKNMNIEVANHMSTISGETITKLDERIKGKKEQKKQETQAKSHSNTNSSNQKQSQNPGQKKDTKQNRKKPNKPQHNQKQSNQKHKGKSPAGKQQKSKETPEEIVYSGVLTVDDLAEKLNKDTSDIIKKLMFLGVMATKNQDLDDDAVELICEEYNVKVKKEIILDDTDLDKYIKEDDPNDLIERPAVVTIMGHVDHGKTTLLDAIRDAKVTEGEAGGITQHIGAYQVENDGKKVTFLDTPGHAAFTSMRSRGAQITDIAVLVVAADDGVMPQTAEAINHAKAAGVPIIIAVNKMDKESANPDRVMQELTEYELVPEDWGGETIFVNISALKHEGIDDLLEMIQLVAEVEELKANPDTTAFGTVVEAELDKGRGSVATLLVQNGTLNVGDAFVVGNTYGRVRAMVNDLGQRVKKAGPSTPVEITGLNDVPQAGDQFLVFTDEKKARQIGEARQQKHIAENRGEQSKVSLEDLFEQIKEGEMKEINIIIKADVQGSAEALASSLQKISVEGVKIKIIHTGVGAITESDIILASASNAVVIGFNVRPDANAKKAAESEKVDVRLHRVIYKAIEEIEAAMKGMLDPEFEEKVIGTAEVRETFKVSKVGTIAGCYVTDGKISRNAGVRLIRNSVVQFEGEIDALKRFKDDVKEVAQNYECGITIKNFNDIKEGDLIEAFVMEEIERV